The genomic region AAGGTTTGTTTGACAAATAGTTTGACAGTGTAACTATAAATTGCGACAACGTACTAATCAATGTCTTCAGTAGTTGACTCGTTGGCGGTTGAGACGACCTAATTACTTACAAATTGTTATACATTGTTATCAATAAATTACATTACGTAAAACATAGTTTCCTAACCATTGAGAGAGAGCGCACAGGTCGAATTGATAAGTTCATGCGCTGCATACTACGAGCGCCCCCGAGTCGCTTAACTATCGAGCGATAGCTTACTCGATAGTTAAGCGCGGGGTTAACTTTGCGGTTCAACAGGTTGAGGACGCTCTTGCTGCTGAATATATTTCACAATAACATCCATATCTGCGCCACGGGAAACAGTTTTAATGCCGTAACTTAGCGACCAAAAATAAGGCTTCCAAAACCATTTAGATAGATAGCTAGCAAACTCTTTTCTAATTAGCCTAGAGTTAACAGTTTTCAAATTAGCTATTAGTTGAGACAAATTTAGCGACGGATGAGCCTCAAACAAAATATGTACGCGATCTTTTTCCCCCGAAAATTCCAGCATCGAACAACGCCACTTGTTTAAAGTATCTCTGAATATAGACTCCATTCTAATTAAAATCTCATCAGTAATCAGTTCGTGCCTGTACTTAACCTGTAAAGTAAGATGATAATGCAGCTCAAAAACAGCGTGATTCATCGTTCTCATGGCTTGACTTTAGTTTCAAGTAAATGGCATTGTAATCTGTAATCTCTAGCATACAATGTTGGCTATGCCTAAGACAATCAGAACCGACAAATGGGATTTAGTTTCAGATAAACACCAGCTACTGGTCTTTTCAGATACAGTAGCTATTTATCGAGTTTATGTTCGTCGTCTGATTTCGATTGTTAATTTGCACTGGAAAGAGGTAGCTAGAAGTGAGACAAAACAAAGGTATGTAGAGCAGCTTTTTCACGCTACCAAAGATAATCCAAACCCTAAATATAGTAAGTTTTTTGGTTTGGGTACAAAGCTGTATAAATTTCCTTCTTACCTGAGACGTGCAGCAATTAATGATGCTATTGGTCATGTATCGTCATTTCAAACTAGATACTATGATTGGCAAGGTGGAATTAGAAAAAACAGAGCAGTAAGCCCACCAAGACTAAATACTAGCTGTGGTGTCTATCCAGACCTCTATAAAAATCAGTGCATTAAAATAGCATCCGATTATTCCCAAGCCGAAATTAAAGTCTATAAAAATAATGACTGGCAGTGGGAATCGGTTTCGATTGGTAAGTTAGCGCGTCGCCATTTAATACCTGGAGTCAAGCAATTATCACCTACTTTAATAGTTAAAAATGGTGCTGCTAGTTTATCCGTTCCGTATCAAATTCCTACAATCTCAAAGCAAGAAACCCTGAGATACTGTGGTGTAGATATCGGTTTAAATACCACTGCTGTTTGCTCGATCGTAGATGAATCTGGATTAGTTCATGCTCGAAAATTTATTCATGATGGAGCTTCATTAGATAAACGAGATAAGCATTTAGCCAGAATTAGAAAAAAAGCTAGTTTGACTAAAAAGCTACACAAAGGTTTTGCTAAACTTCACTATCGCAAAGCAGGTAACATAAACAGTGCGATTCGTTCTTACGAAACCTATATATAGGGGGATGTAAGGCATTGGTTGAGTAAGTTTATATGACTGGAGTTCGCACTTTAATCCTCAACCAATGATAACTAAATAATCTTATTGGTGAGTAACCTTATTGAGCTATAAAGCAAAGAAAATAAGGGAGATTCTTAATCTCTTAAAACACACAAGTCCAATCCGTCAGACACAGACGTGAAAGCAAAACCTCTGCGGTAGAGAGTGGTCTTCAATCCGTAAAGCGAGGGGACGGCGGAAAATTACTACTAGCCTAATGTGGTAATCCGTTGGCAAGTTCTCATGATGAACAAGGACTAAGGAGTTGACTGAATTGTCCCCAGTTAGAACTAGCGGAAAGGCTTATACGCTAGGAGACCTAAAAAGGCATTATCAAACGGTATATCCTTTGATAAACAGGTGATAACCAGTTTCTTATGAGTTATCTGTGTTACCTAAAAAGTGGCAAATAGACTCCCATCTAAAAGAACAAAACAAAGATTATTTGGAACGAAGTAAATCAATTGTTTCTCTCAGGCAAAAGGTCGAAAACCTGAGTAATCAACCAAGATGTAACATCTAGTTTCATTAGCTAGGAAATAATTGATAAAGATAGAGTCAGAAGCTAAAGACTTCTTGTAATAAGAAGTATATGCTGACAGACTCACGATGAAACGGAAGATAGGGACATAAGTAGAAGTTAATAAGTTATGGACTATGTTGAATTAATACAACAAGAGTATGAATGGGCAGACCTACCCTGGAAGAAATTCGAGAAGGTTCTGTATAAGCTTCAAAAACGTATCTATCAAGCGTCCATTCGTGGCAATGTCAAAAACATTAAACGACTCCAAAAATTACTAATTAACTCCAGAAGTGCAAAATTAATATCGGTTCGTAAAGTCTCCCAAGATAACCAGGGTGCAAAAACGGCAGGTGTGGACGGAAAAAAAATGCTGACCCCAAAGCAACGTTTTGAACTGGTTGATAAAATCAACTTGGGTTCTAAAGTGTCTCCTGTTAGAAGGGTATGGATTCCCAAACCAGAAAAACAAGAGACAAGACCTTTAGGAATACCTACGATAAAAGACCGAGCAATACAATGCCTTGTCAAATTAGCTCTTGAGCCAGAATGGGAAGCAAAGTTCGAGAAAAACAGCTATGGTTTTCGACCTGGACGCTCATGCCATGATGCTATTGCAGCAATTTTCGATGCAACAAGATATAAACCAAAATATGTTCTTGATGCTGATATCAGTCAATGTTTCGACTGTATCAATCACAGAAAATTACTACAAAAGCTAAAAACATTTCCAAAGCTTCGTAAACAAATACGAGCCTGGCTAAAGGCAGGAGTCTGGGATAAAGAAACACTTTTCATGACTAATAAAGGAGTACCTCAAGGCGGGGTATTAAGCCCCTTACTTGCAAATATTGCCTTGCATGGAATGGAGGAGTATATCAAAGACTTTGCGGAAACTCAAAACATCACCTATCCGAATGGAGGATGTATGAGTAAACAACGTAAAAGAGACTCAATATCTCTAATTAGATACGCAGACGACTTAGTTGTACTCCACC from Chondrocystis sp. NIES-4102 harbors:
- a CDS encoding RNA-directed DNA polymerase; the encoded protein is MDYVELIQQEYEWADLPWKKFEKVLYKLQKRIYQASIRGNVKNIKRLQKLLINSRSAKLISVRKVSQDNQGAKTAGVDGKKMLTPKQRFELVDKINLGSKVSPVRRVWIPKPEKQETRPLGIPTIKDRAIQCLVKLALEPEWEAKFEKNSYGFRPGRSCHDAIAAIFDATRYKPKYVLDADISQCFDCINHRKLLQKLKTFPKLRKQIRAWLKAGVWDKETLFMTNKGVPQGGVLSPLLANIALHGMEEYIKDFAETQNITYPNGGCMSKQRKRDSISLIRYADDLVVLHHKHDIVVKSKEKLSNWLKEIGLELKPSKTRITHTLHNCGAEKKGFDFLGFNVQQYTVGKYNCGKCRGKSLGFKTLIKPSKKSILRHYKQLAKIITEAKSWKQEALIGKLNPIIRGWCNYFSIGVSKKVFQKMDWLIWWKLFKWGISRHNNKGKDWCKNKYFQKYETYNINEGKIISKNWIFATTKDGNIHNWLLSHGDTKIIHYTKVKSDVSPYDGNLIYWSSRMGKIP
- a CDS encoding transposase; this encodes MRTMNHAVFELHYHLTLQVKYRHELITDEILIRMESIFRDTLNKWRCSMLEFSGEKDRVHILFEAHPSLNLSQLIANLKTVNSRLIRKEFASYLSKWFWKPYFWSLSYGIKTVSRGADMDVIVKYIQQQERPQPVEPQS